A section of the Ensifer adhaerens genome encodes:
- a CDS encoding glycosyltransferase, whose translation MVQPLLALAPTLLVIAFFLLGPSNWSRHQSWARTITCAVVGAVALRYMVWRLFETVLPYPADGANIWWVWIVFAIELLAFTEVVLFLILMSRYVDRSSEADRLGKTFFARAQQDLPTVDVFIPTYNEPLDVLERTIVGALALDYPKDKFKVYVLDDGRRDWLKTFCAERGAVHVTRTDNAHAKAGNMNNGLRASSGDFIAIFDADFVPYRHFLKRTLPFFSDEEIGIVQTPQHFFNVDPVQSNLGLETIWPDEQRLFFDEIAPSRDVWDVSFCCGSCSIARRKAVDAIGGFPTESITEDLLTTLSMLNKGYKTRYLNERLSMGLAAENLTGYFVQRERWCQGGIQTLYLHNGPLRGPGLSLFQRIMFLPMSWLVQYVVRLIVLIVPIAYLWFGALPLHFTSVADYVSNQLPVLAAYFLLMLWITPTRYLPVVSSAVGTFATFRMLPTVLSSLVRPFGKPFKVTPKGTGNETNSFDAYTFAWIAGFIAVTALGLLINLVPETAQVQGSFSAIGAVWSGINIVVLVIASLICFEKPRRLFQAFKLDEPAKVDGTPGRVVSLSLDKAVVAVPEEVRFQSAQVTLRLDGFEPLQAELRQVTQRRGDISRAGDKRRFYLHLYYDLSGKERDRMIVKLYTGRYSQDIPDIDKIAVSVNLLLRAFGRTRTVS comes from the coding sequence GTGGTTCAACCTCTTCTAGCACTCGCGCCCACATTGCTGGTGATCGCCTTTTTCCTGCTTGGGCCATCGAACTGGTCGCGGCATCAAAGCTGGGCGCGCACCATCACCTGCGCGGTCGTTGGCGCGGTCGCATTGCGCTATATGGTCTGGCGTCTCTTTGAAACCGTTCTTCCCTATCCAGCCGATGGCGCGAACATATGGTGGGTTTGGATCGTCTTCGCCATCGAGCTCCTTGCCTTCACCGAGGTCGTTCTTTTCCTCATTCTGATGAGCCGATACGTTGACCGCAGTTCCGAAGCGGACCGACTGGGCAAGACGTTCTTCGCGCGCGCGCAGCAGGATCTGCCGACGGTCGACGTATTCATTCCGACTTACAATGAACCGCTCGATGTTCTGGAGCGTACGATCGTCGGGGCTTTGGCGCTCGACTATCCGAAGGACAAGTTCAAGGTCTATGTCCTCGACGACGGCCGGCGTGATTGGCTTAAGACCTTCTGTGCGGAGCGCGGGGCAGTTCACGTGACGCGTACGGACAATGCGCACGCAAAAGCCGGGAACATGAACAATGGGCTGCGCGCAAGTTCAGGCGACTTCATTGCCATCTTTGACGCGGATTTCGTTCCGTATCGCCATTTTCTCAAGCGCACCTTGCCGTTCTTCTCGGACGAGGAGATCGGGATCGTCCAGACGCCACAGCACTTCTTCAATGTCGATCCGGTGCAATCGAACCTGGGCCTGGAGACCATCTGGCCGGACGAACAGCGCCTCTTCTTCGACGAGATCGCGCCGAGCCGCGACGTCTGGGATGTCAGCTTCTGCTGTGGTTCGTGCTCGATCGCCCGCCGCAAAGCCGTAGATGCGATTGGCGGCTTTCCGACAGAGTCGATCACCGAAGACCTGTTGACGACGCTGTCGATGCTGAACAAGGGCTATAAGACCCGTTACTTGAACGAACGTCTGTCCATGGGATTGGCGGCCGAGAACCTCACCGGCTATTTCGTCCAGCGAGAACGCTGGTGCCAGGGTGGCATCCAAACGCTCTATCTCCACAATGGCCCGCTGCGCGGACCAGGCCTGTCGCTGTTCCAGCGGATCATGTTTCTCCCCATGTCCTGGCTGGTGCAGTACGTCGTGCGGCTGATTGTGCTCATCGTGCCGATCGCCTATCTGTGGTTCGGCGCCCTGCCGCTGCACTTCACGAGCGTTGCCGACTATGTCTCAAATCAGCTTCCGGTGCTGGCGGCCTATTTCCTCTTGATGCTGTGGATCACGCCGACGCGGTATCTCCCCGTCGTCTCCAGCGCGGTCGGGACCTTCGCGACGTTTCGTATGTTGCCGACGGTTCTGTCCAGCCTCGTGCGCCCCTTCGGCAAGCCGTTCAAGGTAACCCCGAAAGGCACCGGCAACGAGACAAACAGCTTCGACGCCTACACCTTCGCCTGGATTGCCGGGTTCATCGCCGTCACGGCGCTCGGACTTCTGATCAACCTCGTGCCGGAAACGGCACAGGTCCAGGGATCGTTCTCAGCGATCGGAGCCGTCTGGTCGGGGATCAACATCGTCGTCCTCGTCATCGCGTCTCTGATCTGTTTCGAGAAGCCACGTCGCCTTTTCCAGGCCTTCAAGCTCGACGAGCCCGCCAAGGTCGATGGGACACCGGGACGCGTGGTCAGCCTCTCGCTCGACAAGGCGGTCGTCGCCGTTCCGGAGGAGGTGCGCTTCCAGTCTGCGCAGGTAACCCTCAGGCTCGACGGTTTCGAGCCGCTGCAGGCAGAGCTGAGGCAAGTGACGCAGCGACGCGGCGACATATCGCGTGCCGGCGACAAGCGGCGCTTCTACCTTCACCTTTATTATGACCTCAGCGGCAAGGAGCGCGACCGGATGATCGTCAAGCTCTACACCGGGCGCTACTCCCAGGACATCCCTGACATCGACAAGATCGCTGTTTCGGTGAACCTGCTGCTGCGAGCCTTCGGACGCACACGTACGGTTTCCTAG
- a CDS encoding HlyD family secretion protein: MQFLNHRVTRIVVGVLLLALAMIVLLPGLTGFTSLDGTVNARFAAINAPIDGEIGQAPPRIGTPVSENETLLTIRNERVNRAIFASLQAEGKTAADRVTALERERDELVTLRNQLAHRLENFKNATIASLESEIRILQKRVEVSRAQDVVARVDLDRRQELESKGIFTRKMVEAAAAAGAATGGEVEISNLSLELLEQRLRALRQGIFIVGDGQNDVPYSRQRQDEVIVRINDINTRIVENSTRAAQIERQLVEEEKRVRSLELAEVASPFSGVVWTRNVVNGSNVILNNELLRILDCRELFVDILVPEVDYDEIYPGREAEVRLLGRSEVFKGKVQAVKGSSAVVEKDNLAAKEPEAEERDARIRVQLLPSALNSDFGNFCQVGRTAQVRISRHNLQLTQWIKGLWFNLF, translated from the coding sequence ATGCAATTCCTGAACCACCGCGTCACCCGCATTGTCGTGGGTGTCTTACTTCTGGCGCTAGCCATGATCGTTCTGTTACCCGGGTTGACCGGCTTTACCAGCCTCGACGGCACAGTGAATGCACGCTTTGCGGCCATCAACGCCCCAATCGACGGCGAAATCGGACAGGCCCCGCCACGGATCGGAACGCCGGTTTCCGAAAATGAGACACTTCTGACGATCCGAAATGAGCGGGTCAATCGAGCGATCTTTGCCTCGTTGCAGGCGGAGGGAAAGACCGCGGCCGATCGGGTGACCGCACTTGAACGAGAGCGGGACGAACTTGTTACGTTGCGCAATCAGCTCGCCCATCGGCTCGAAAACTTCAAGAACGCCACCATTGCAAGTCTGGAAAGCGAGATCCGCATCTTACAGAAGCGGGTTGAAGTGTCCCGCGCGCAGGACGTTGTCGCGAGGGTAGACCTTGACAGGCGGCAGGAGCTTGAATCCAAGGGGATTTTCACGCGCAAGATGGTCGAGGCGGCAGCGGCCGCGGGCGCTGCAACGGGCGGCGAGGTCGAGATCAGCAACCTGTCGCTCGAACTGCTCGAACAACGGTTGAGGGCGCTGCGTCAGGGGATATTCATCGTCGGCGATGGTCAAAACGACGTGCCCTATTCGCGCCAGCGCCAGGACGAGGTGATCGTTCGCATAAACGACATCAATACCCGGATTGTCGAAAACAGCACGCGCGCCGCCCAGATCGAACGGCAATTGGTCGAGGAGGAGAAGCGCGTTCGGAGTCTCGAACTGGCAGAAGTCGCTTCGCCCTTCAGCGGCGTGGTGTGGACCCGCAACGTCGTCAACGGCTCCAACGTCATCTTGAACAACGAGCTGTTGCGCATCCTCGATTGCCGCGAACTGTTCGTCGACATTCTCGTTCCTGAAGTCGATTACGACGAGATCTACCCGGGCCGCGAAGCAGAGGTTCGGTTGCTCGGCCGGAGCGAAGTCTTCAAAGGGAAAGTGCAGGCCGTCAAAGGCTCGTCCGCGGTCGTCGAGAAAGACAATCTTGCGGCGAAGGAGCCGGAGGCCGAGGAACGCGATGCGAGGATCCGCGTCCAGCTTCTCCCCTCGGCGCTGAACTCCGATTTCGGCAATTTTTGCCAGGTGGGACGGACCGCACAGGTCCGCATCTCCCGGCATAATCTGCAACTGACGCAATGGATCAAGGGACTGTGGTTCAACCTCTTCTAG
- a CDS encoding type II toxin-antitoxin system PemK/MazF family toxin, with translation MLPTEPKVGWVFRYSYLWHWQHLEGREEGDKDRPALVLAIVATLEDGTPVVRVLPITHTPPSDPGEALEIPPATKRRLGLDDERSWIVLTESNRFMWPGPDVRPLDTDSGYHGPLPPALFEEVKRRFVGLARSQRHQATPRSS, from the coding sequence ATGCTGCCGACTGAGCCGAAGGTAGGCTGGGTCTTCCGCTATTCCTATCTCTGGCACTGGCAGCATTTGGAAGGACGAGAAGAGGGGGACAAGGATCGCCCGGCGCTCGTTCTTGCCATCGTTGCCACCTTGGAAGATGGAACGCCGGTGGTCCGCGTCCTTCCGATCACGCATACGCCACCTTCCGACCCGGGTGAGGCACTCGAGATTCCGCCGGCGACAAAGCGTCGTTTGGGGCTGGATGACGAACGCTCCTGGATTGTCTTGACGGAAAGCAACCGCTTTATGTGGCCAGGGCCGGACGTCCGGCCACTCGACACGGATAGCGGCTACCACGGCCCGTTGCCTCCTGCCCTATTCGAAGAGGTGAAGCGTCGCTTTGTGGGGCTGGCGCGCAGCCAAAGACATCAGGCGACCCCGCGTAGTTCTTAG